The genomic window GGAACCTGTATAAAAAGGGAGAAAAAAAGATTACCTTTGCGGATATTGAAGACAGTCTGATTTTGGTAAGCAATACCTTTTCCACGGAAACCAGTTATGAGAACCAGACCAAAAAAGCCATAACCAACGGCTTTATTCAACAGGCTATGACGGCTTTTCTGAAAGAAAAGCTTGAAATTTATTTTATCGAAAATGCCAAGGATACCAAAGTGATTCTTGAGCAGGTGCTGATTAATAAACGAAGTCGGGAAAAGGCGGAAAAGACCCGGATCGACATTAAAAAAAAGCTGAACAAAAAAGTCGATAACATCACCAATAAGCCTAAGAAGTTTGTGGATTGCAGAAGCAAGGATAAGGACCTCCGGGAGCTCTTTATTGTGGAGGGAGACTCGGCTCTGGGAAGCACGAAGATGGGTAGGAACTCCGATTTTCAGGGAATTATGCCTGTACGGGGAAAAATACTGAATTGCTTAAAATCCGATTACGACAAAATTTTTAAAAATGATATTATTGTGGATCTGTTAAAGGTTTTAGAGTGCGGGGTGGAACTAAATACCAAGCAAAGAGATTTAAACACTTTTGACATAGATCGACTGAACTGGAATAAAATTATTATTTGTACCGATGCGGATGTAGACGGATTTCAAATTCGAACCCTGATTTTGACGATGCTCTATGTATTAACCCCCACCTTAATAGAAAAGGGGTTTGTTTATATTGTGGAATCTCCCTTGTATGAAATTACCGATAAGAAAAATACCTATTTTGCCTTTGATGAAGGAGAAAAACGGGAAATCGTTAAAAAAATCAAGGGAAAATACAGTCTGCAGCGATCCAAGGGTCTAGGAGAGAATGAGGCGGACATGATGTGGGAGACCACCATGAATCCCGAAACCCGTCGATTGATTCAAGTGACTCCGGCGGATATCCGTCAGACCAAGGATGCCTTTGATCTGTTTTTAGGAGACAACTTGGAGGGCCGTAAAGAATACATTGAAGCCCACGGCTCTAAGTACATTGACGAAGTTGATGTTATTTAGAGGATGAATATTGATCAGGGAAGAATTAGGAGGCGTGAATTTTGCAAGGAAATGTGAATCAGAACAATATTATTGACACCTTAAAAGTTAATTATATGCCCTATTCAATGAGCGTTATTGTATCCAGGGCTTTACCGGAAATCGACGGGTTTAAACCCTCCCATCGAAAGCTTCTATATACCATGTTTAAAATGGGTTTGATCAAAGGGGCGAAAACCAAAAGCGCCAACATAGTAGGACAAACCATGCGCTTAAACCCCCATGGGGACGGAGCCATATATGAAACCATGGTCCGTCTGACCCGGGGAAATGAAGCCCTCCTTCATCCCTTCGTGGACAGTAAGGGAAACTTCGGAAAACGCTATTCCAGGGATATGACCTACGCCGCCCACCGATATACCGAGGCAAAACTGGAGAAATTGACCGAGGAGTTTTTTAACGACATCCATAAAAATACCGTGGATTTTATCGCGAATTATGATAATACCACAAAGGAGCCCAGATTACTGCCCACCAGCTATCCGAATATTTTAACCACGCCGAATTTAGGAATTGCCGTGGGTATGGCCAGTAACATCCCCAGCTTCAATCTAAAGGAAATCTGCCAAACCACCATAGAGTATCTGAAGGATGAAAATGTGAATATAGAAGAACATCTACTGGCCCCGGATTTTCCCAGCGGCGGAGAAATTGTTTACGCCAAAGAGAAAATGAAAGAAATCTATGATAAAGGCAGGGGGAGCTTCAAGGTCCGGGGAAAATACCGTTATGACGAGAAAAACAACTGCATCGATATTTATGAAATCCCCTATACCACCACGGTGGAAGCCATTATGGAAAAAATGATTGAATTCATTAAGAGTGGAAAGATAAAGGAGATTTCCGATCTTCGGGATGAAACCGATAAGAACGGACTGAAAATCACTTTAGACTTAAAGCGAGGCGTGGATCAGGAGAAACTGATGACTAAGATCTTTCGTTTAACCGCCCTTGAGGATTCCTTCAGCTGCAATTTCAATGTGCTGATTGACAGTGCCCCCAGGGTGTTAGGCGTTCGGGAGATCCTGAGGGAATGGACAAATTTTCGAATGGACTGTATCCGAAGAAAGCTGCGCTACGATATTAATGATAAAACCAAGGAACTACATTTGCTTATGGGTATGGAAAAGATCCTGCTGGATATTGATAAAGCGGTGAAAATCGTAAAAGATACCAAGGTGGACCGTCAAGTGGTACCTAATTTAATGGAAGGATTCACCATCGATCAGGTCCAGGCGGATTTTATCGCGGAAATCAAACTGCGAAATTTCAATCAGGAATATATCTTAAAGAAAACCAAGGATATCAAGCGTTTGGAAAAAGAAATTCAAAGCCTGGAAAATACCTTGAACAGTGAGAAGAAAATGAAGCGGCTGATTAGTAAGGATCTTGAACGGGTGATGGATCAGTATGGACAGGAGCGACGCACCACTTTGATTCACCACGAAAAAGTCCGGGAATTCAAGGAGGAAATCTTCGTCAGTGAATACAATGTGAAGTTTTTCATCACCAGGGATCAGTATTTTAAAAAGATCCCCTTAACCTCTCTTAGAGTAAGCAATGATCACAAACTGAAGGATTATGACGAAGTTGTGCAAGAGGTGGAGGGCAGTAATAAAGAAGATCTGCTGTTCTTTTCCAATCAGCACAGGGTCTATAAGGTAAAGGCCTATGAATTGGAAGATGCCAAGGCCAGCGTGTTAGGAGATTACCTTCCCAATCTTCTGGGACTGGAAGAGGGAGAAGAAATCATTTATATGACTTCGACGATGGACTATTCCGGGTGGATGCTGTTTTTCTATAAAACGGGGAAAGCCGCAAGAATTCCACTTTCCAGCTATGAGACAAAAACCAATCGAAAAAAACTTGCAAAGGCCTATAATGAAGAGTTTCCCTTAGTCCATCTGGAATTTATTAAAGAGGACAAAGAACTGGTGGCCATCAGCAGCATTGAGAAAGTCCTGATTTTCAACACAAAAAAAATCAGTGAAAAGAATACCCGGCATTCCCGGGGGCTGCAGGTTTTGAAACCGAAAAAAGATAGTTTCTTAAAAGAAATCAAGCAATTGGAAGAAGTGGACTTTGAAAATCCGGATTATTACCGGGGTAGCATTGCCACCATTGGCACCTATTTAAAGAAAACCGATCGAAAGGATCTGGGAGAACAGTTGCAGCTGTTGTAAAAGGATGGGACCCCCTTAACAAAGGCTTGAAAAATTGAGTTAACTCTCCCAAAAAACCCTGTGGCGAACCCCGGGGTTTTTTGTATAGGTATTCCATGGGGAAAGCTCTTTGGAACCGGGAAGAAAAAGGAGCAAATTGTTAAGTGTAGGGAAAAAAAGGGTATATGAATCAAAAGCATAAAAAAGGAGGGTGAAAGATGAAGATTTCAGCCTTGATTATGGGGTCAATTACCAGTCTCCGACAAAGTATTAAATATGCACTAGCCTCCCTGCCGGTGGACTTTTATGAGTACCGGGGGGTTGCCGAACTTCTAGAGCATGTAGAAAATCCCGGGAAAGAGGAGTCGATTATCGTTTTAATGGATATGGACTCCCGGGAGGAAGACCGGTTTCAGCAACTGAAAAAGATCCGGCTAAAAAATCCTTATGTACCGGTATTAGCCCTGACCGGGGATACGGAAAAAGAACATATCCTGGCCCTGATTATGGGCGGTGCTTCGGAGATTGTAGCAAAACCCTTTTCTGAAGGAATTTTAATCGAGAAGACGAAAAAGCTGATCGAGAAAAAAGAGGGATTTGCCACCGAGGAAATCCATACAGATTTCCCCGCACTGCTGAGAAAAGAACTGTTCAAGGCTCAAAAGGGAAACTACCGGGTTTCCATGATGATCGCCTCCTTTTTCAAGGTAGGAGCCCGTCAAAATAAAACCATTGAAAATGAATATTACCGCTTTTCCTTTTCCTTCAAAGAGGAAATTGAAAAACTTTTATTTGAAACCGATCACTTTCTTCAATACGGCAATCAGACCTTTGTGGGGATCTTGCCATTTTGTGATCAGCAAAAGCGAGAAATCGTAGAAAAAAAGATTCGAAAGGGATTTGATGAATTAAAGGAAAAGCACCCTGAACTTAAGGATTACCAATTTGCTCTATACTTTACCACCTATCCCGAGGAGGGGGAAGAAGCAAAAACCCTTACGGAAAAACTCACCGGAGGATTGCAAAGAAGTATCGATGATCTAAAGGACACTGTTTGATAAATAAAAGAAGATATAAAGATATATCCTGTGGATTTTTTTCGAGAAAACAGTAATTTGAAAAAGCAGAAAAAAGGAGGAAGGAAAATGGTAGTGGTAATAGGCTGGGTAAATATCGCATTGATTGTAATAATGGGCAGCATCTATCCCATAAAACAGGTATACTTAAAAAAATTCAAGGAGCAGGGAAAGGAAAAAGCCCAAAATTGGGGAAGACTCTACCAGTTTGCCCGGAAAGCGCATCCCGCCACGGGTTTGATTATTCTTGCTATAGGCTTTTACCATGGATATCAGGCTTTCAGTTTAACCGTCTGGCATACCGGGACCCTGCTTTTGTATACGTTGTTGCTGATGGCGGTTGTGGCTTTGGCGGGACCCAGGATTAAAGCCTTTAAAAAGCACTGGCGAAAGGTTCATCGTAGTCTTGGGGGTGTAGTGTATGTTCTGGCAATTCTGCACATTTTTTGGCGGAATCTACTGTAACGGGAACAAATGAAAATAA from Isachenkonia alkalipeptolytica includes these protein-coding regions:
- a CDS encoding toprim domain-containing protein gives rise to the protein MSGKLNTYGNHSLSTLSEKNKVRLRPGVIFGSDGLEGCQHTLSEIVGNSRDEANAGYGDKIMVNRYRDHSIEVIDFGRGIPIEFNEIERKYNWEIVFTILYGGGKYHNNQAGSSYKFSVGLNGLGTAATQFASEFMDVEVIRDGYQYTLNFQQGENVTGTPEGYRKEKNPSDPPGTRIRWKPDYQVFNEIKIPLEYFQKVLKRQAIVNKGITFELYDEFSGETYTYLYPRGIVDYVKEHSEEADLTDVKYYEAETKGRDRPDKPEYHVKMEVAFVFNNEEPVLEYFHNSSFLEHGGAPDKAVKNAFIASVDQNLKDRNLYKKGEKKITFADIEDSLILVSNTFSTETSYENQTKKAITNGFIQQAMTAFLKEKLEIYFIENAKDTKVILEQVLINKRSREKAEKTRIDIKKKLNKKVDNITNKPKKFVDCRSKDKDLRELFIVEGDSALGSTKMGRNSDFQGIMPVRGKILNCLKSDYDKIFKNDIIVDLLKVLECGVELNTKQRDLNTFDIDRLNWNKIIICTDADVDGFQIRTLILTMLYVLTPTLIEKGFVYIVESPLYEITDKKNTYFAFDEGEKREIVKKIKGKYSLQRSKGLGENEADMMWETTMNPETRRLIQVTPADIRQTKDAFDLFLGDNLEGRKEYIEAHGSKYIDEVDVI
- a CDS encoding DNA gyrase subunit A; translated protein: MLQGNVNQNNIIDTLKVNYMPYSMSVIVSRALPEIDGFKPSHRKLLYTMFKMGLIKGAKTKSANIVGQTMRLNPHGDGAIYETMVRLTRGNEALLHPFVDSKGNFGKRYSRDMTYAAHRYTEAKLEKLTEEFFNDIHKNTVDFIANYDNTTKEPRLLPTSYPNILTTPNLGIAVGMASNIPSFNLKEICQTTIEYLKDENVNIEEHLLAPDFPSGGEIVYAKEKMKEIYDKGRGSFKVRGKYRYDEKNNCIDIYEIPYTTTVEAIMEKMIEFIKSGKIKEISDLRDETDKNGLKITLDLKRGVDQEKLMTKIFRLTALEDSFSCNFNVLIDSAPRVLGVREILREWTNFRMDCIRRKLRYDINDKTKELHLLMGMEKILLDIDKAVKIVKDTKVDRQVVPNLMEGFTIDQVQADFIAEIKLRNFNQEYILKKTKDIKRLEKEIQSLENTLNSEKKMKRLISKDLERVMDQYGQERRTTLIHHEKVREFKEEIFVSEYNVKFFITRDQYFKKIPLTSLRVSNDHKLKDYDEVVQEVEGSNKEDLLFFSNQHRVYKVKAYELEDAKASVLGDYLPNLLGLEEGEEIIYMTSTMDYSGWMLFFYKTGKAARIPLSSYETKTNRKKLAKAYNEEFPLVHLEFIKEDKELVAISSIEKVLIFNTKKISEKNTRHSRGLQVLKPKKDSFLKEIKQLEEVDFENPDYYRGSIATIGTYLKKTDRKDLGEQLQLL
- a CDS encoding response regulator, giving the protein MKISALIMGSITSLRQSIKYALASLPVDFYEYRGVAELLEHVENPGKEESIIVLMDMDSREEDRFQQLKKIRLKNPYVPVLALTGDTEKEHILALIMGGASEIVAKPFSEGILIEKTKKLIEKKEGFATEEIHTDFPALLRKELFKAQKGNYRVSMMIASFFKVGARQNKTIENEYYRFSFSFKEEIEKLLFETDHFLQYGNQTFVGILPFCDQQKREIVEKKIRKGFDELKEKHPELKDYQFALYFTTYPEEGEEAKTLTEKLTGGLQRSIDDLKDTV